The Actinomadura sp. WMMB 499 genome includes a window with the following:
- a CDS encoding SAM-dependent methyltransferase has protein sequence MTVASPSWAELREPADAAARAGSLLDVLRAELPPDRPVTVWNARCGDGALSRWLAPRLHGPQHWIMHDSDPALAARAVEGITRAASDGTPVTAPVTAEVRVAALAELRAADVVGTSVLAACDVLHRLTAAEVDAFAATACRPALLTLTPIGRVRLDPADPLDVEFAAAADAHRRRDGRLGVDAAFTAADAFTRRGATVHTRPSPWRLGPARSALMAQWLRGWVAAAVEHRPALAADAPAYLRRRLADCANGDLTVEVRHLDLLAVPAR, from the coding sequence ATGACCGTCGCCAGCCCGTCCTGGGCGGAACTGCGCGAACCCGCCGACGCCGCGGCCCGCGCCGGCTCGCTGCTGGACGTCCTGCGCGCCGAGCTGCCGCCGGACCGTCCCGTCACCGTATGGAACGCCCGGTGCGGCGACGGGGCCCTGTCCCGGTGGCTTGCACCCCGCCTGCACGGGCCCCAACACTGGATCATGCACGACTCCGACCCCGCACTCGCGGCCCGAGCCGTCGAGGGGATCACCCGTGCCGCGAGCGACGGCACTCCCGTCACCGCGCCCGTCACCGCGGAGGTCCGGGTGGCCGCGCTCGCCGAACTCCGCGCGGCCGATGTCGTCGGCACGTCCGTCCTCGCGGCCTGCGACGTCTTGCACCGGCTCACCGCCGCCGAGGTCGACGCCTTCGCCGCGACCGCCTGCCGTCCCGCGCTGCTCACCCTCACCCCGATCGGCCGGGTGCGGCTCGATCCGGCCGACCCGCTCGACGTCGAGTTCGCCGCGGCGGCCGACGCGCACCGCCGCCGCGACGGCCGGCTCGGCGTCGACGCCGCGTTCACCGCCGCCGACGCGTTCACCCGCCGCGGCGCGACCGTCCACACCCGGCCGAGCCCCTGGCGGCTCGGCCCCGCCCGCTCGGCACTGATGGCGCAGTGGCTCCGCGGCTGGGTCGCCGCCGCCGTCGAGCACCGTCCCGCCCTCGCCGCCGACGCCCCGGCCTACCTCCGCCGCCGCCTCGCCGACTGCGCCAACGGCGACCTCACCGTGGAGGTCCGCCACCTCGACCTCTTGGCCGTCCCCGCCCGCTGA
- a CDS encoding nucleotidyltransferase domain-containing protein, with product MTEPVSTDLRLVRDHTILSVVTGSRAYGLATGGSDVDRRGVFAAPAPLYWRFDKPPTHLDGPLPEQFSWELERFCELALAANPTVLECLWSPLVERVTPIGEELLAVRASFLSRRAHRTFLRYADSQFRKLQDDLRKSGEPNWKHVMHMLRLLHSGLHLVRTGEPLVGVGDLRDRFLAVKRGEMPRDEIDAWRAELTAGMDGALDASPLPDLPDRDRVEELLVSVRRRSLEW from the coding sequence GTGACCGAACCGGTGAGCACCGACCTGCGGCTCGTCCGCGACCACACGATCCTGTCCGTCGTGACGGGATCGCGCGCGTACGGCCTCGCGACCGGCGGCAGCGACGTCGACCGGCGCGGCGTGTTCGCCGCGCCCGCACCGCTGTACTGGCGTTTCGACAAGCCGCCCACCCATCTGGACGGCCCGCTGCCCGAGCAGTTCTCGTGGGAGCTCGAGCGGTTCTGCGAGCTGGCGCTCGCCGCGAACCCGACCGTCCTGGAGTGCCTCTGGTCGCCGCTCGTCGAGCGCGTCACCCCGATCGGCGAGGAGCTCCTGGCCGTCCGCGCGTCCTTCCTGTCCCGCCGCGCGCACCGCACGTTCCTCCGCTACGCCGACAGCCAGTTCCGCAAGCTGCAAGACGACTTGCGCAAGTCCGGCGAACCCAACTGGAAGCACGTGATGCACATGCTGCGCCTCCTGCACAGCGGCCTGCACCTCGTCCGCACCGGCGAACCGCTCGTCGGCGTCGGCGACCTGCGCGACCGGTTCCTCGCCGTCAAGCGCGGCGAGATGCCCCGGGACGAGATCGACGCGTGGCGCGCCGAACTCACCGCGGGCATGGACGGCGCCCTCGACGCGAGCCCGCTCCCCGACCTCCCGGACCGCGACCGCGTCGAGGAGCTCCTCGTCTCCGTCCGCCGAAGGAGCCTCGAATGGTGA